From Etheostoma spectabile isolate EspeVRDwgs_2016 chromosome 19, UIUC_Espe_1.0, whole genome shotgun sequence, the proteins below share one genomic window:
- the bmp15 gene encoding bone morphogenetic protein 15: MKATRTKHGLLRACGLSCFIFLLCTGVVAGRELASHHRTMKRSRRSHQSARHKGAHHRPLTDEQKADQNLQFMLTLYRSAAEPDGRPKQHRKFGSNTVRLLRPSASSVYYLPASRDHHYSFTVEYSLDTLPSEQLIKASFIHLNSSSSSSSTPTSSPTQALKLSRCRAQIKSLGKESLVNLEPHERWTETDITAHVQQGKSFGPGAHLTLTAQYWCTEPRHDEEDGSLSWGWGFRPPGRKRWRGEPLEVPSLLLYLEEEREVKDWMGDLLGAEGEDIMRRIGQWHPSVRRRRSKDHSSSEAKDTSLDVLKNAPAASSSSSSSSSSSSSFSISSSSSIISDIPNYKHKTSMPKNRCKLHSFRLSFDELGWGHYFIAPPVYNPRFCQGNCPRVLPYGFHSPNHAIIQTVINDLGVGDVPPPSCVPYKYMPMSVLVVHKKKVEYRELEDMVAESCTCR; the protein is encoded by the exons ATGAAGGCGACCCGCACCAAACACGGCTTACTTCGTGCCTGCGGCCTGTCCTGTTTCATCTTCCTGCTGTGCACCGGAGTTGTGGCCGGGCGGGAACTGGCCTCTCATCACCGCACGATGAAGCGCAGCCGTCGGAGCCATCAGAGCGCGAGGCACAAAGGAGCGCACCACCGGCCGCTGACGGACGAGCAGAAAGCGGACCAGAACCTGCAGTTCATGTTGACTTTGTACCGGAGCGCAGCCGAACCGGACGGCAGGCCCAAACAGCACCGGAAGTTCGGCTCCAACACGGTGCGCCTGCTGAGGCCGTCGGCGTCGTCGGTGTACTACCTGCCGGCGTCCAGAG ACCACCACTACAGCTTCACAGTGGAGTACAGCCTCGACACTCTTCCCTCGGAGCAGTTGATCAAAGCCTCTTTCATCCACCTCAActcttcatcctcttcctcctccaccccaACCTCGAGCCCCACCCAGGCCCTCAAGTTGTCGCGCTGCAGGGCTCAGATCAAGTCGCTGGGCAAAGAGAGCCTGGTCAATCTCGAGCCCCATGAGCGGTGGACGGAGACAGACATCACCGCGCACGTCCAGCAGGGGAAGAGCTTTGGTCCGGGGGCCCACCTGACCCTCACCGCCCAGTACTGGTGCACAGAGCCTCGGCATGACGAAGAGGACGGCAGCCTCtcgtgggggtgggggtttcgTCCTCCAGGGAGAAAAAGATGGAGAGGTGAACCTCTTGAAGTCCCATCTCTCCTTTTGTACCtggaggaggaaagggaagTGAAGGACTGGATGGGGGACTTGCTGGGGGCTGAAGGGGAAGACATCATGAGGCGAATAGGGCAGTGGCATCCTTCGGTACGCCGCCGCCGCTCCAAAGACCATTCCTCTTCAGAGGCCAAAGACACTTCGCTGGATGTTCTGAAAAACGCACCTgctgcttcctcctcctcctcctcctcctcctcctcctcttcttctttctccatctcctcctcttcctccatcatcTCTGACATCCCCaactacaaacacaaaaccagCATGCCCAAGAACCGCTGCAAGCTCCACTCGTTTCGCCTCTCGTTCGACGAGCTCGGCTGGGGTCACTACTTCATCGCTCCGCCGGTGTACAACCCGCGGTTCTGCCAGGGCAACTGCCCGAGGGTGCTGCCGTACGGCTTCCATTCCCCCAACCACGCCATCATCCAGACGGTCATCAACGACCTGGGTGTCGGGGACGTGCCCCCTCCGTCCTGCGTGCCTTACAAGTACATGCCCATGAGCGTGTTAGTTGTGCACAAGAAGAAGGTTGAGTACAGGGAGCTGGAGGACATGGTGGCGGAGTCGTGCACGTGTCGCTAA